A window of Ruminococcus champanellensis 18P13 = JCM 17042 contains these coding sequences:
- a CDS encoding TrkH family potassium uptake protein — MFDLLHKKIQLSSFQLIILGFAGVILLGACVLMLPISSQLRQFTPFSEALFTATSAVCVTGLIVQGTGCYWSAFGQGVILSLIQIGGLGVVTIAVSFSLLSGRRISLMQRSTMQEAIAAPKVGGIVRLTGFILRGTFLIELLGALALLPVFCRDHGARGIWMAVFHSVSAFCNAGFDILGTDQNPFPSLTEYAANPAVNIIIMLLILIGGIGFLTWEDIVVNKWRLRRYRMQSKVILLMTVLLMAIPAVFFYTDLTELPTGQRILAACFQAVTPRTAGFNTVNLLSLGGASNAVTMVLMLIGGAPGSTAGGMKITTVAVLFANAFATFRKREDAQMFGRRIEPGAIRSAATILMLYMSLFFGGAVIISLCEQLPLSLCLYETASAVGTVGLTLGITPELGLVSKIVLILLMYMGRVGSLTLIYAAVSGKHLSPAKLPQEKIAVG; from the coding sequence ATGTTCGACCTACTGCACAAGAAAATCCAACTATCCTCCTTCCAGCTCATCATTCTGGGCTTCGCAGGAGTGATTCTGCTGGGCGCCTGCGTGCTGATGCTGCCCATTTCCTCCCAGCTTCGCCAGTTCACTCCCTTCAGCGAGGCGTTGTTTACCGCCACCTCCGCTGTATGCGTAACCGGACTGATCGTCCAGGGCACCGGCTGTTACTGGTCCGCCTTTGGCCAGGGGGTGATCCTGAGTTTGATCCAGATCGGCGGTCTTGGGGTGGTGACCATTGCAGTGTCCTTCTCCCTGCTGTCCGGCAGGCGGATCTCTCTGATGCAGCGGAGCACCATGCAGGAGGCGATCGCCGCCCCCAAGGTGGGAGGCATCGTCCGGCTTACCGGCTTCATCCTCCGGGGCACGTTTCTGATCGAGCTGCTGGGGGCGTTGGCGCTGCTGCCGGTGTTCTGCCGGGATCATGGGGCACGGGGCATCTGGATGGCGGTGTTCCACTCGGTGTCCGCCTTCTGCAATGCGGGCTTCGATATTCTGGGCACCGACCAGAACCCCTTCCCCTCTCTGACGGAATATGCGGCAAATCCGGCAGTGAATATCATTATCATGCTGCTGATCCTCATCGGGGGCATCGGGTTCCTCACCTGGGAGGACATTGTGGTGAACAAGTGGCGGCTGCGCCGGTACCGGATGCAGAGCAAGGTGATCCTGCTGATGACGGTGCTGCTGATGGCGATCCCGGCGGTGTTTTTCTACACGGATCTGACGGAGCTGCCCACGGGACAGCGGATCCTTGCCGCATGCTTTCAGGCTGTGACGCCCCGAACCGCCGGGTTCAACACGGTGAATCTGTTGTCCTTGGGGGGTGCGTCCAATGCGGTGACGATGGTGCTGATGCTCATCGGCGGTGCGCCCGGGTCTACCGCCGGGGGTATGAAGATCACCACGGTGGCGGTGCTGTTCGCCAATGCATTTGCCACATTCCGGAAGCGAGAGGACGCACAAATGTTCGGCAGACGCATTGAACCGGGGGCGATCCGCAGTGCTGCAACCATTCTGATGCTGTACATGAGCCTGTTTTTCGGGGGCGCCGTGATTATCAGCCTTTGTGAGCAGCTGCCCCTGTCCCTGTGTCTGTACGAAACCGCATCCGCCGTGGGCACGGTGGGACTGACCCTGGGGATCACGCCGGAGCTGGGGCTGGTGTCCAAAATCGTGCTGATCCTGCTGATGTACATGGGCAGAGTGGGGAGTCTGACGCTGATTTATGCGGCGGTGTCCGGGAAGCATCTGAGTCCGGCGAAGCTGCCGCAGGAGAAGATTGCCGTAGGGTGA
- a CDS encoding type II toxin-antitoxin system PemK/MazF family toxin, which produces MVRRGEIYYADLSPVVGSEQGGVRPVLIVQNDVGNKHSPTVIAAAITSQREKAKLPTHIELRAASCGLSRDSVVLLEQIRTIDKRRLKERMGELDAPSMSQVNNALEISFGLS; this is translated from the coding sequence ATGGTCAGAAGAGGAGAAATTTACTACGCAGATCTCAGCCCGGTGGTGGGCTCCGAGCAGGGGGGCGTCCGTCCGGTGCTGATCGTCCAGAACGATGTGGGCAACAAGCACAGCCCCACGGTGATCGCCGCTGCCATTACCAGCCAGCGGGAGAAGGCAAAGCTGCCCACCCACATCGAGCTGCGGGCGGCAAGCTGCGGTCTGTCCCGGGACAGCGTGGTGCTGCTGGAGCAGATCCGCACCATCGACAAGCGCCGGCTGAAGGAGCGGATGGGAGAGCTGGACGCTCCCTCCATGAGCCAGGTGAACAATGCCCTGGAGATCAGCTTCGGGCTGAGCTGA
- the ppk1 gene encoding polyphosphate kinase 1 produces MGFQGYDNRELSWLKFNQRVLEEACNPDAPLLERLKFTAIFQSNLDEFFRVRVGSLYDQHLADPDKSDSRSGMTAKEQLKAIFRRVRELEPQRDNAYGEIMQALGAHGVMQVTYPTATDEERRFLDTYFKKEIRPLIVPMVVDKEHPFPFLKNQEIYAVLHLESKSGVRLGIIPVNEQFKRVIPLGENGKRFILAEDLILSLSPSIFKNFKVIDRTLLRITRSADIAVTDAFYDYSNDFRQIMEELVKQRQKLMPVRIQLSASFNQTATDFLRKQMGIKNSQIFPAKAPLDLSFVYGIQDVTREDTLLYPKRVPQNSPQVSETRPMLAQIKKQDILLHYPYQSIRPFLRLLQEAAEDETVLSIKITLYRVARNSQVIDALCRAAENGIRVLVLVELRARFDEENNIGWSRRLQRAGCEVIYGSRAFKVHSKLLLITQKSRTGVHYTTQIGTGNYNEKTSLLYTDLSLMTANQAIGAEAEKVFDALCADTQIEENGMLLVAPHTLRNQVLQLIDQEIRRASEGLDSYIGLKLNSISDKILIEKLMEASDAGVHVDLIVRGICCVIGGIPGRTEHIHVRSIVGRYLEHSRIYMFGTPDRARVYIGSADYMPRNTIHRVEVAVPLLDPAIRARVLHIFDVYLHDNCKARLQQPDGTYVLTAPAEGEESRNAQEQLFDEAYAAAPKRRTRKPAAKPDAPNPADAATATAEKPKRGRKPKAKPNAPNSADAATAPAEKSKRGRKPKAKPDAPNFADAATATAEKPKRGRKPRAKKEEPET; encoded by the coding sequence ATGGGATTTCAAGGCTATGACAACCGGGAGCTCTCCTGGCTCAAATTCAACCAGCGTGTACTGGAGGAGGCATGCAATCCGGATGCCCCCCTGCTGGAGCGACTGAAATTCACCGCCATTTTCCAGTCCAATCTGGACGAATTTTTCCGGGTGCGGGTTGGCTCCCTGTACGATCAGCATCTCGCCGACCCGGACAAGTCCGACTCCCGCAGCGGCATGACCGCCAAGGAGCAGCTAAAGGCCATCTTCCGCCGGGTTCGGGAGTTGGAGCCCCAGCGGGACAATGCCTACGGGGAGATCATGCAGGCACTGGGGGCACATGGGGTCATGCAGGTCACCTACCCCACCGCCACCGACGAGGAGCGCCGCTTTCTGGACACCTACTTCAAGAAGGAGATCCGCCCTCTGATCGTACCCATGGTGGTGGACAAGGAGCATCCCTTCCCCTTTCTGAAAAACCAGGAGATCTACGCCGTGCTGCACCTGGAATCCAAATCCGGCGTCCGGCTGGGCATCATCCCCGTAAACGAGCAGTTCAAGCGGGTGATCCCTCTGGGGGAAAACGGCAAGCGTTTCATTCTGGCGGAGGATCTGATTCTGAGCCTGTCCCCCTCCATCTTCAAGAATTTCAAGGTCATTGACCGTACCCTGCTGCGGATCACCCGCAGTGCGGACATTGCGGTAACGGATGCCTTCTACGATTACTCCAACGACTTCCGGCAGATCATGGAGGAGCTTGTAAAGCAGCGGCAGAAGCTGATGCCGGTGCGGATCCAGTTGTCCGCCAGCTTCAACCAGACCGCCACGGACTTCCTCCGGAAGCAGATGGGCATCAAGAACAGTCAGATCTTCCCGGCAAAAGCCCCCCTGGATCTGTCCTTCGTGTACGGCATCCAGGACGTGACCCGGGAGGATACCCTGCTGTACCCCAAACGGGTGCCCCAGAATTCCCCCCAGGTGTCCGAGACCCGTCCCATGCTTGCCCAGATCAAAAAGCAGGACATCCTCCTGCACTACCCCTACCAGTCCATCCGCCCCTTCCTGCGGCTGCTGCAAGAGGCGGCAGAGGATGAAACCGTCCTGTCCATCAAGATCACCCTGTACCGGGTTGCCCGGAACAGCCAGGTGATCGACGCCCTGTGCCGGGCGGCGGAAAACGGCATCCGGGTACTGGTGCTGGTGGAGCTGCGTGCCCGGTTCGATGAGGAAAACAACATCGGCTGGTCCCGGCGGCTACAGCGTGCAGGCTGCGAGGTGATCTACGGCTCCCGGGCGTTCAAGGTGCATTCCAAGCTGCTGCTCATCACCCAGAAGAGCCGCACCGGCGTTCACTACACCACCCAGATCGGCACCGGCAACTACAACGAGAAAACCTCCCTGCTGTACACGGATCTGTCCCTGATGACCGCAAATCAAGCCATCGGCGCAGAGGCGGAGAAGGTGTTTGACGCCCTGTGTGCGGATACCCAGATCGAGGAAAACGGCATGCTGCTGGTAGCGCCCCACACCCTGCGGAACCAGGTGTTACAACTGATCGACCAGGAGATCCGCCGGGCATCCGAAGGACTGGACAGCTACATCGGGCTGAAGCTCAATTCCATTTCCGACAAGATCCTCATCGAAAAACTCATGGAGGCGTCGGATGCCGGGGTGCATGTGGATCTCATCGTCCGGGGTATCTGCTGCGTCATCGGGGGCATTCCCGGCAGAACGGAGCATATCCATGTACGGAGCATCGTAGGCAGGTACTTAGAGCACAGCCGGATCTATATGTTCGGCACCCCTGACCGGGCGAGGGTGTATATTGGCTCGGCGGACTACATGCCCCGGAACACCATCCACCGGGTGGAGGTGGCAGTGCCCCTGCTGGATCCGGCGATCCGGGCACGGGTGCTGCACATTTTCGATGTGTATCTGCATGACAACTGCAAGGCACGGCTCCAGCAGCCGGACGGCACTTATGTGCTGACCGCTCCGGCGGAGGGGGAGGAATCCCGGAACGCCCAGGAACAATTGTTCGATGAGGCATACGCCGCCGCCCCCAAACGCCGCACCAGAAAGCCTGCGGCGAAGCCGGATGCGCCCAACCCTGCGGATGCTGCAACCGCCACGGCGGAAAAGCCCAAACGTGGCAGAAAGCCCAAGGCAAAGCCGAATGCGCCCAACTCTGCGGATGCTGCAACCGCCCCGGCAGAGAAGTCAAAGCGTGGCAGAAAGCCCAAGGCGAAGCCGGATGCTCCCAACTTTGCGGATGCTGCAACCGCCACGGCGGAAAAGCCCAAGCGTGGCAGAAAGCCTCGGGCAAAGAAGGAAGAGCCGGAAACATAA
- a CDS encoding TrpB-like pyridoxal phosphate-dependent enzyme, translating to MAKEIPYKIYLDESEMPTAWYNLRADMKNKPAPLLNPATRQPCTAADLAPVFCEELVKQELDDTTPYFEIPQEIRDFYKMYRPSPLVRAYCLEKKLGTPAKIYYKFEGNNTSGSHKLNSAIAQAYYAKQQGLKGVTTETGAGQWGTALSMACSYFDLDCKVYMVKVSYEQKPFRREVMRTYGASVTPSPSTETAVGRKILEEHPGTTGSLGCAISEAVEKATTTEGYRYVLGSVLNQVLLHQSVIGLETKAALDKYGVKADIIIGCAGGGSNLGGLIAPFMGEKLRGEADYRIIAVEPASCPSLTRGKFAYDFCDTGKVCPLAKMYTLGCDFIPAPNHAGGLRYHGMSSTLSQLYADGLMEATSVTQTKVFEAAEYFARVEGILPAPESSHAIRVAIDEALKCKETGEEKTIVFGLTGTGYFDMVAYEKYNDGKMNDYIPTDEELAESLKKLP from the coding sequence ATGGCAAAGGAAATTCCCTACAAAATCTATCTGGACGAAAGCGAGATGCCCACAGCTTGGTACAACCTGCGGGCGGATATGAAGAACAAGCCGGCACCCCTGCTGAATCCGGCCACCAGACAGCCCTGTACGGCGGCGGATCTGGCACCGGTGTTCTGCGAGGAGCTGGTCAAGCAGGAACTGGACGATACCACCCCCTATTTTGAGATTCCCCAGGAGATCCGGGACTTCTACAAGATGTACCGTCCCTCCCCCCTGGTACGGGCATACTGCCTGGAGAAGAAGCTGGGCACGCCGGCAAAGATCTACTACAAGTTTGAGGGCAACAACACCAGCGGCAGTCACAAGCTGAATTCCGCCATTGCCCAGGCATACTACGCAAAGCAGCAGGGGCTGAAGGGCGTGACCACCGAGACCGGCGCAGGTCAGTGGGGTACCGCTCTGTCCATGGCTTGCTCCTACTTTGATCTGGACTGCAAGGTATATATGGTAAAGGTTTCCTACGAGCAGAAGCCCTTCCGCCGGGAGGTTATGCGTACCTACGGGGCGTCCGTGACCCCCTCTCCCTCTACGGAGACCGCAGTGGGCAGAAAGATCCTGGAGGAGCATCCGGGCACCACGGGAAGCCTGGGCTGCGCCATTTCCGAAGCAGTGGAGAAGGCGACTACCACGGAGGGATACCGGTATGTGCTGGGCAGTGTGCTGAACCAGGTGCTGCTGCATCAGTCCGTCATCGGTCTGGAAACCAAGGCGGCGCTGGATAAGTACGGCGTCAAGGCGGATATCATCATCGGCTGTGCCGGCGGTGGTTCCAATCTGGGTGGTCTGATTGCACCCTTCATGGGCGAGAAGCTCCGGGGCGAGGCGGATTACCGGATCATTGCGGTAGAGCCTGCATCCTGCCCCAGCCTGACCAGAGGCAAGTTTGCATACGACTTCTGCGACACGGGGAAGGTCTGCCCCCTGGCGAAGATGTACACTCTGGGCTGTGATTTCATTCCGGCACCCAACCATGCAGGCGGGCTCCGGTACCACGGCATGAGCTCCACCCTGTCCCAGTTGTATGCGGACGGGCTGATGGAGGCAACCTCCGTGACCCAGACCAAGGTATTCGAGGCAGCGGAGTATTTCGCAAGAGTGGAGGGCATCCTGCCGGCACCGGAGAGCAGCCACGCCATCCGGGTTGCCATTGACGAGGCGCTCAAGTGCAAGGAGACCGGGGAGGAGAAGACCATTGTGTTCGGTCTGACCGGTACGGGCTATTTCGATATGGTGGCATACGAAAAGTACAACGATGGCAAGATGAACGATTATATTCCCACGGATGAGGAACTGGCGGAGAGCCTCAAAAAGCTGCCGTAA
- a CDS encoding ABC transporter ATP-binding protein — MAGLSLRGIYKKYPGGVVAVSDVNLEIRDKEFIVLVGPSGCGKSTTLRMIAGLEEISEGELYIGDRLVNDIAPKDRDIAMVFQNYALYPHMTVFENMAFGLKLRKVPKDEIARKVEEAARILDLTHLLDRKPKAMSGGQRQRVALGRAIVRQPQVFLLDEPLSNLDAKLRAQMRTEISKIHKKLGTTFIYVTHDQTEAMTMGDRIVVMKDGFVQQIDTPQVLYDQPVNKFVAGFLGSPQMNFIEAMLHQRDGKYVVEFGSNDTKTTRGVKYEIVIPEAKVNENLAHYVDKEVILGIRPENVHDEEMYLSNATTGVIKCTVDITELMGAETYLYLTCEGYPLTARVSPRSTARPQDEIDIAIDPNRIHLFDKETENTIMN, encoded by the coding sequence ATGGCAGGTTTGTCTTTGCGCGGGATTTATAAAAAATATCCGGGTGGCGTCGTAGCTGTTTCAGACGTAAATCTGGAAATCAGAGATAAGGAATTTATCGTATTGGTAGGGCCCTCTGGCTGTGGTAAGTCCACAACCCTGAGAATGATCGCTGGTCTGGAGGAAATTTCCGAGGGCGAGCTGTACATCGGCGACCGTCTGGTAAACGACATTGCGCCGAAGGACAGAGATATCGCAATGGTGTTCCAGAACTATGCGCTGTATCCCCACATGACCGTATTCGAGAACATGGCGTTCGGTCTGAAGCTCCGCAAGGTGCCCAAGGATGAGATCGCCCGCAAGGTAGAGGAAGCTGCAAGAATCCTGGATCTGACCCATCTGCTGGACAGAAAGCCGAAGGCCATGTCCGGTGGTCAGCGTCAGAGAGTTGCGCTGGGTCGTGCAATCGTGCGTCAGCCCCAGGTATTCCTCCTCGACGAGCCGCTGTCCAACCTGGACGCAAAGCTCCGTGCCCAGATGAGAACCGAGATCTCCAAGATCCACAAGAAGCTGGGTACTACATTCATTTATGTAACCCACGACCAGACCGAGGCAATGACCATGGGCGACCGGATCGTTGTTATGAAGGATGGTTTTGTTCAGCAGATCGATACACCGCAGGTGCTGTATGATCAGCCGGTCAACAAGTTCGTTGCTGGATTCCTGGGTTCTCCCCAGATGAACTTCATCGAAGCAATGCTGCACCAGCGTGACGGCAAGTATGTGGTTGAGTTCGGCTCCAACGACACAAAGACTACCCGCGGCGTGAAGTATGAGATCGTAATTCCGGAGGCTAAGGTCAATGAGAACCTGGCGCACTATGTGGACAAGGAAGTCATCCTGGGCATTCGTCCGGAGAACGTACATGATGAGGAAATGTATCTGTCCAATGCAACTACAGGCGTCATCAAGTGTACTGTGGATATCACTGAGCTGATGGGCGCAGAGACCTATCTGTACCTGACCTGCGAGGGTTATCCGCTGACTGCTCGTGTATCTCCTCGTTCCACTGCTCGTCCCCAGGACGAGATCGATATTGCCATCGATCCGAACCGGATTCACCTGTTCGACAAGGAAACCGAGAACACCATTATGAACTAA
- a CDS encoding pseudouridine synthase, whose translation MRLDKCIADHSAYSRKEVKELLRRGSVRVNGAPEQDPGRQVDPEGDEIMLAGVILPTALHRTYMLNKPKGCISSTRTGKTKTVVEFLPPELRKGIFPAGRLDVDTEGMLLLTNDGDLAHRILSPRRHIPKYYLVQLAKPVVEKTVETFENGVVLEDGTRCLPARVAALPGVENTALVELHEGKFHQVKRMFAAVENHVEQLLRVQMGGLPIDVKLGKGDYLLLLHKDIERLFKTPDFSEVLRFCACFFCSYWINE comes from the coding sequence ATGCGGCTTGACAAATGTATTGCAGATCACAGCGCCTATTCCCGGAAGGAGGTCAAGGAGCTGCTGCGCCGGGGCAGCGTCCGGGTCAACGGTGCGCCGGAACAGGATCCGGGGCGGCAGGTGGATCCGGAGGGGGACGAGATCATGCTGGCAGGGGTGATCCTGCCCACCGCCCTCCATCGCACCTACATGCTCAACAAGCCCAAGGGCTGCATTTCCTCCACCCGAACCGGAAAAACCAAGACGGTGGTGGAGTTCCTGCCGCCGGAGCTGCGGAAGGGGATCTTCCCTGCCGGGCGGCTGGATGTGGACACGGAGGGCATGCTGCTTCTGACCAACGACGGAGACCTTGCCCACCGGATTTTATCCCCCCGGCGGCACATCCCCAAGTATTATCTTGTGCAGCTTGCCAAGCCGGTTGTTGAAAAAACTGTTGAAACTTTTGAAAACGGGGTGGTGCTGGAGGATGGTACCCGGTGCCTGCCGGCAAGGGTGGCAGCATTGCCGGGCGTGGAAAATACGGCGCTGGTGGAGTTACATGAAGGGAAATTTCACCAGGTGAAACGTATGTTCGCCGCTGTGGAAAACCATGTGGAACAATTGCTCCGGGTGCAGATGGGAGGTCTGCCCATCGACGTAAAATTGGGAAAAGGAGACTATCTGTTGCTTTTGCACAAAGATATCGAGCGGCTGTTTAAAACTCCCGATTTTTCCGAGGTGCTGCGATTTTGCGCTTGTTTTTTTTGTTCATATTGGATAAATGAGTAA
- a CDS encoding Predicted membrane protein has translation MDDFFKNLLDTKDHSDEFTAEDINKNKAVAIVACFWVLFFVPLVAAKDSGFAKFYANQGLILFLTTIVLNVAGGILANIPFIGFVLRMILSLASLGLFVFLLVNAANGKAKEMPIVGGLFTAFQ, from the coding sequence ATGGACGATTTTTTCAAGAATCTGCTGGATACCAAGGATCACAGCGATGAGTTCACGGCGGAGGACATCAACAAGAACAAGGCAGTGGCGATCGTTGCCTGCTTCTGGGTGCTGTTCTTTGTGCCGCTGGTTGCGGCAAAGGACTCCGGCTTTGCGAAGTTTTACGCAAACCAGGGGTTAATCCTGTTTCTGACTACCATCGTGCTGAACGTGGCAGGGGGGATCCTGGCGAATATTCCCTTTATAGGTTTTGTTTTGCGGATGATACTGAGTCTGGCATCCCTGGGGCTGTTCGTGTTCCTGTTGGTGAATGCGGCAAACGGCAAGGCGAAGGAGATGCCCATCGTGGGCGGACTGTTCACTGCGTTCCAGTGA
- the nrdR gene encoding transcriptional regulator NrdR, whose product MRCPFCGYEDTKVIDSRPADGKKRRRRECTNCQKRFTTFEVVERPLLMVVKRDGSFEPFDRQKLIAGIYSAVKKRPVSVDAVSRLVDEIENYYANEMKTQVTSAEIGDMVLERLKRIDPIAYVRFASVYKDFTDVEGFIRAIRELDG is encoded by the coding sequence ATGCGATGTCCCTTCTGCGGCTATGAGGACACCAAGGTCATCGACTCCCGTCCGGCGGACGGAAAAAAGCGCCGCCGCCGGGAATGCACCAACTGTCAGAAGCGGTTTACCACCTTTGAGGTGGTGGAGCGGCCCTTGCTGATGGTGGTGAAGCGGGACGGCAGCTTTGAGCCCTTTGACCGGCAGAAGCTGATTGCCGGCATTTACAGCGCCGTGAAAAAGCGTCCGGTTTCGGTGGATGCGGTTTCCCGGCTGGTGGATGAGATCGAGAATTACTACGCAAACGAAATGAAAACCCAGGTCACCTCGGCGGAGATCGGGGATATGGTGCTGGAGCGGCTCAAGCGGATCGACCCCATTGCCTATGTGCGGTTTGCGTCGGTGTACAAGGATTTTACCGACGTGGAGGGCTTTATCCGTGCCATTCGGGAGCTTGACGGCTGA
- a CDS encoding sugar phosphate isomerase/epimerase family protein, protein MQAGVSTACLYPRLLEESVYDLAVSGIAHTEIFVNTVSECTRTFVSGMADTMKRFDMTCRALHPFTCPIEPMLFFSEYERRVADALEFHRMYFQAMNWLGAEIFVFHGNQAGSSIPQELYFERFYRLAKLGKEFGVTVAQENVSRCTSGSLRFLKEMKRALGDDAHFVLDTKQAIRSKENIFDVVHALGSSIVHVHISDHGERGDCLQIGKGRFDIRRFLRLLRQEGADCSIMLELYRSNFSNLTDLVSNYNTLVHMIGSLEPAGR, encoded by the coding sequence ATGCAGGCTGGCGTATCCACAGCGTGCCTATACCCCCGGCTGCTGGAGGAGTCGGTATATGACCTGGCGGTCAGCGGCATTGCCCATACCGAGATTTTTGTCAACACGGTGAGCGAATGCACCCGAACCTTTGTCAGCGGCATGGCGGACACCATGAAGCGGTTCGACATGACCTGCCGTGCCCTGCATCCCTTTACCTGTCCCATCGAGCCCATGCTGTTTTTCAGCGAGTATGAGCGCCGGGTGGCGGATGCCCTGGAATTTCACAGGATGTATTTCCAGGCTATGAACTGGCTGGGGGCGGAGATCTTCGTGTTCCACGGCAACCAGGCAGGCAGCAGCATCCCCCAGGAGCTGTACTTTGAGCGGTTCTACCGGTTGGCAAAGCTGGGGAAGGAGTTCGGCGTGACCGTGGCGCAGGAGAATGTGTCCCGGTGTACCAGCGGCTCCCTCCGGTTTCTGAAGGAGATGAAGCGTGCCCTGGGGGATGACGCCCATTTCGTGCTGGATACCAAGCAGGCAATCCGCAGCAAGGAGAATATTTTCGACGTGGTGCATGCCCTGGGCAGCTCCATTGTGCATGTGCACATCAGCGACCATGGGGAACGGGGGGACTGCTTGCAGATCGGCAAGGGCAGATTCGACATCCGCCGGTTTCTGCGGCTGCTGCGGCAGGAGGGGGCGGACTGCTCCATTATGCTGGAGCTGTATCGCTCCAATTTCAGCAATCTGACGGATCTTGTCAGCAATTATAACACGCTCGTGCATATGATCGGCTCTCTGGAGCCTGCCGGGCGCTGA
- the secF gene encoding protein translocase subunit SecF: MSKQKKVRDYVGHMHIYIIISAIMILCAIAGSLIFGVEVAIEFKGGTILNYSYTGDVDTAQVETLAKGILNTPVTIQTGEALGDGSGKTMTISFSCAEGSFTPEVQGQLTTSIQGKFPDNQIKLLESNDVSPTSGKQFFYKCLVAALAASVILIIYIALRFKRISGWSAGMCAILALVHDLIAAYGTFVIAGFEINSNFMAVLLTILGYSVNNTMVIYDRIRENQKLMDKKTSIRELVNTSISQTMSRSIRTSVTTISTMLIISIVAVIMQVDSILSFSIPLTVGLISGTYSSICIAPVVWVWWTEKRGKKTVADLQIRK; encoded by the coding sequence ATGAGCAAGCAGAAAAAAGTCCGTGACTATGTAGGACACATGCACATTTACATCATCATCTCCGCCATCATGATCCTGTGTGCCATTGCAGGCTCTCTGATCTTCGGTGTAGAAGTGGCGATTGAATTCAAGGGCGGTACCATCCTCAACTACAGCTACACCGGGGACGTGGACACTGCACAGGTGGAGACCCTGGCGAAGGGGATCCTCAACACCCCCGTTACCATCCAGACCGGCGAGGCGCTGGGGGACGGCAGCGGCAAGACCATGACCATTTCCTTTAGCTGTGCAGAGGGCTCCTTTACCCCGGAGGTACAGGGGCAGCTGACCACCTCCATCCAGGGCAAGTTCCCGGATAACCAGATCAAGCTGCTGGAATCCAACGACGTTTCCCCCACCTCCGGCAAGCAGTTCTTCTACAAGTGCCTGGTGGCAGCGCTGGCGGCTTCCGTGATTCTGATCATCTACATCGCACTGCGGTTCAAGCGCATCAGCGGCTGGTCTGCCGGCATGTGCGCAATTCTCGCCCTGGTGCATGACCTGATCGCCGCATACGGCACCTTCGTCATTGCCGGGTTCGAGATCAACTCCAACTTTATGGCGGTGCTGCTGACCATTCTGGGCTACTCCGTCAACAATACCATGGTCATCTACGACCGGATCCGTGAGAACCAGAAGCTGATGGACAAGAAAACTTCCATCCGGGAACTGGTGAACACCAGTATCAGTCAGACCATGAGCCGGAGCATCCGCACCTCTGTGACCACCATTTCCACCATGCTCATCATTTCCATTGTGGCAGTGATCATGCAGGTAGATTCCATTCTCAGCTTCTCTATACCGCTGACGGTGGGTCTGATTTCCGGTACCTATTCCTCCATCTGCATCGCACCGGTGGTGTGGGTCTGGTGGACGGAAAAGCGGGGCAAGAAAACCGTGGCAGATCTCCAGATCAGAAAATAA